ATTGAACAAATTCAGAAAACAAATAGCATAATATTAGATACTTACAATAACAAGCACTCAATAACAACAAAATATTGCCCTTTAACTCAAGTGAAATATAACCACATCACTCTACCAAACTAAGCCTGGGGAAGAGTGAGTCTGGTTGGACACACTAGTGAATTGGGGTTTTTGTGCTCTTTAATTATGTTAGCTTACATAATGtgagaagaaaacaaagttaATCCATCTTAAATTCTCCAACCACATCTGTAAGATGGTAAAAGGGAACTggaggaaggaaaaagaaagtatattgcacaataaaaataaaaaataaaaaattagagtcACTTCATAGCAGTGGAGAAATGTAGCCATTTGTATCAttcaaaatacaaaacctaccaAATATCAAAGGACTATTATAGAATCGCTACTCACAAGCAACCAAACATAGGTCGGAATATCCCATATTCTCACCAATGGAACAAATGATAGCCCTACATCTTTGGAACAATAATTGCTCAATggaaaaaccatttaaaaagATCCCATTCTTTCACACTTGGACAAATGTTCCGGAGAGATGACTAGAAGATTTATGCATTGCAAGGAGCCCTAAAGATCCATGAAAGACAGTTTAAGGACATAAAACAACCCATCAGACCAAGAGCTCACTAAAAAGATGAAATCCCTTATGCTTCACAAAAATTACCTTTGCATTTGTTCATGTTAGTAATACCAGTTCTTCACAGATTGAAGCAAAGTTTAGAAACCCAGGTGAGGGTCTCACATGAGGGAAATTGGTCAAACTGGTTATACCATCAGGCTGACATCAAAAAGTACTTGAACCAACCTTCCAGAACTGGAATTAGGAGCATCAAATTCCATTATAAAACTGTCACCAGTACAAAACAATATACAAACTAAGAAGTTATCTCTACATTTAAGATGAGTTAGAATCTAACCGTTCAGAAAAAAAAGAGCTGGACAAAGAATCCATACGTGGCCTTTTAACTTGTGCAATCTCATGAAGTCGATGGGCTTGTGATAAAGCAGACGATCCATGACTCGGGGCATAAGAAGGGAAGCCAGATGTTGCAATGCTAACCTCCTCCTCTTCATTATAAAGTAAGGAATTCTCTCTATCTTGAACACCTTTCATATCATTGTCTAAATCATCATCACTCACAATAGCATCCCAATCCTTATACATACTCTCAAAATCCTCCCTATATCGTGTCAGTAATCGATTGTTATAATGAACATATGTTAAAGATTTTGCGATATTAGGGTTTAATCTATTCCTTTTGACATCATGAATGTACCCATAGGTGCTCCAACCGCTCTCCACACATGAGGTATTCACACTTTGTGATAACACTCTAACTGCCAGACCATATAGCTCAGGCGCAGTCACACCATATAAGTCCCACCATGATAATGCAGACATCGTTTCTCTATCTTTGATGGCCTGAGGACGAGCAAAGACACCCCTATTACTGACAAAATCACTAAGTTGCTGACGTACTACAGCTGCTTTCTTTGAATCACTAACAAGTCGATCCAGTGCATCTAAGTAAGCCTTATGAACATCAGGATCTGCATGGGGCTTATTCCTTTTCTCTCCCACTTGAGCCAAACCTGTTAACCAAGACCCTGAATAGTAAAAAGGAGTAAGAACATACGCAAGACCATACAAAGGAATGTtcatctgcttccattgtgcaaTAAAAAGATCGCTAACAACTTGATACGCCTCGATGCTATCCAACAAAGCATCTTTAATGCATCCTAACATGGCATCCAATTTTGGATAAACTTCTCCTATAGTAGCTTTATCCGAGTCACAGAAGCAGATCATCTCCCAAATTGGCTTTATGAATGCTAATATTGTCGTTACCATCTTCCAAAAATCATCATCTAAAATAGTTCTTTTCACCTCTTCATGCTCCAAATTTGACTTTGACCCACCTCTTTTGAGCTTCTCCCATTCCTCACTCAAAACCAAGTTGACTAAGGCATTCTTCACCCGAGCAATGCCTTCTAATACAACAAAATGATGCCCAAATCTAGACTTACTAACTCGAATAACATCTAATGCCGGGAATGTTCTAAAAATGTACATGGCGGAACTATGATTATTTATGTATCTCATGATTCTCTTTGCCCTCTCATAGTTTTCACCAACAAAAGCCAAGTTTGGTTTCGCTGATTTTACAATATCTTTCATCAAAAGGCTTAAACCATGAGCCATGGAACCAGACCAAAATATATGAGGGTATCTGGTTTCAATGATTTTTCCCGCATCCCTACAGATACTTGAGTTATCAGTCAGAACTTGGAATACCTTCTGTGTTCCCACAGATTCAATGGCCTCAAGCAGCAAATTAGCTATAAATTCACTTGATTTCTCATCTCCTGAACAATCAATGACATTAATAAAAACTGCCTTACCATCTGAAACTGCTATAAAATTCATTAAAGGTTGATTCTTGAGGTTTGTCCAACCATCTGAAACAACTGAAACCCCGTAAGTCCGCCATCGTTGTTTTATAAACATCAGTGCCTGATCCACTTTAGTTTTTTCCTCCAAAAGAAGTGTTGTCGCTATCTTATCTGCACATGGTGGCTTGTATCCTCTAGGTGCCTCATTAATGGCCTTCACCATATCGCCCCAAAAAGGAGACTTTGCCACATCAAAAGGTATCCCATTTCCATAGAAAAATCTTGCAATTACCCCATCAACATCATCTGCTGAAGATGTTTTAGACGCATCAAGCGCATTCCTCCCCCTTTCTACTACAATACTTGTACTAGTCTTCCATGTTGTCAAACCAATAGGACTACTTGAAACGGGTACCCTACGTGAACTACTTCCAAAAACTCGCttagcttcatcttcttctgctttcatcttctccctttcttccttctttactTTCGGACATATTATTATTCCTTGTGATTTCTGTCCAGGTAATAACCCAATCAGGTGTGCTCTAACACGAGAATATGTCCCAGTGTACGGTTCTGATCTGCAACCAAAATTACATGTCCACTTGCAAGAATTTCCCTCCTTCCTATCCACAACAAATGTAACATATTTTTTAAGGGGAGTGGCAGTTAGTTCTGCATGCTCATCCTCAATTTCTTCATTCCCAATTGGTGGGTTCTCTGCTGATGAATCAGCTTCCTCATGTTCATCCATTTTGAtcctaaagaaagaaaagaacattaGCACAAAGACAAACTAATTAAGGGTTCTtcagaaacttttttttattattatttaatttagtAAACCAAATTAAATGAATCTGACAAGAGACGAAACAAAGATATTTTTACCTTTCTACATCCATATTtatcaaacccaaaaaaaaaagagaggcatCATGTTAGCATCAAATGGTATTTATTTCCTTCTACCTCAACATCCTTCTGTGTGGGGGGATTGCAAACATGAATGGATCGACCAAAAAATACCTTAAGAAGCATTAAGGGCGATCTACTAATAATAAATCAGAGAATGTAAGACTGAAAGCAGGTGGAAATGCAAGAGCGCAAGAGGAACTACAGTTCCATAAAGGAGGGCTGATAAAAGAGAACGAACAGATGGAGGAGATTTTTCCAACTTCTGTTCACACTTCACAGCCTCTAGGCTAACCATTGAGCAGACATGCAAAAACACAGATCCATAGGCAACAGATTTGATTATAAATTCAACCTAAAAGATTCaagcaagaagaaagacaaCCAATCCAAATGTCTAAAATTAGGACAAAAAGCACACGCCCCAAAAGAAAAGCCTTCACATCAATAATGAAAAGGTCCAGTATCTTGCAAAAGAACACCAGTTTCATTTCCTCACACAGTCCCCCtcaaaaagagagaacaacaatttcCAATTCCAACAAATCTAAtaattcttgattcttgagCTGTAATTCTTCCTTCCTTCACCAAGGgctttttctatcttttttacAGATAGAAAAAGGACAAATATTTTGAAATCTAACATAAGTGATTAATAGATTAACTGACTCATATTGGTCACATTAGATAAAGGGCCTATAATTGGCTATCCCATATATATGCAGTGAATAGGTGAAGTAGGAAGGGAAACAAAATACGATCCAACTTCAGAAATGGTATAGATCTAAGGCACCGtatgataacgtttctgctgtttctgtgtctagaaacagcagaaatggctTTTCACGTTTCCGGAAACAAAAgcagattttttggtgtttgataaacctgtttctcaaaaCGTTTTTTGTATACATAATGCcattaaaaaacccaatagtatcatcaaatgcccaaaagggagagagggttcggttgcctctttttagctttaaatagttgagagatttattgggcacaacaacctttttttcttctcaaatttgtttctaaaaatgacgaaacaagtcctatttgtttcgtcaaagtcgtttctagaattgtaaataggcataaattttgatttatgtttctagaaacaggtgaaacagaacaactttatcaaacgctttttaggttgtttcttcgtttctgggaacaagaaaacacaaaaattgTGAAGACAGAACGtagtcaaacggtgcctaaatcTAATCCCAATCATGTCATCTTTCTTTTCAGTTCTATATGGAAAGAACGGAGCCAAAAAAGTACCACATTTTATCAATTAACAAAATTATTTTGTTCTTTTGCATATATAGTACTTCTTTAAACggagaaaaacttgaaaatcagATCACAAGTTGCAAATCAGATCATGTAGAAGATCAAGAAAAAGGCTGTAGTCCACATACTTTTTTTATccaaatcatagttgtcacgggcTAGGCAACcaaaggcattggagggggcctgAAGGCAAGGAAACACCAACAAGGCGCCCGCCTAGGCAACCCTAGTTGTTAAGGCACCTGGATGCCAAGGTGGTTGCCTGACAACTATGATGTGAATTCAAACAAATAAACTTTTCAGGGTTAGCAGAGATTAGAGGTTGGAGCTGattaaaattgataaaacatgTAACAATCTGGAAGAAATGAGCAAAATGGAGGGagaaaaggtaaaaaagaaCAAAGCACCAACAATAAGAGcatcgaaaaagaaaaaagactcAGTTAGCATCAATTGGGAGAAACAGACTAGGTGTCTTATCTGCCAGAATCAATATTTACATAATTACATACATTACTGGCATGAGAATGTCTAGAAGGTAATCTGCATGTCCAAGTAAGCCTTACAACACTTTAGTCTCAATTTTGTTATCAATGTCAGATCTCAGAATCTCTCACCGCAAGTTTCTTGAGCCAAGTTAGTAATGTAGCAAAGTTTTCGTATATTTGAAACACTGTTTGAGGAGCCCTTCTCCATATGAAGTCAGAGAGAAGGCCATATCATGTTATGAGTTAGAAGGCACACTAAAAACATCAACACCATTCTTCTCATAGTGCTTGTATGAAAATccttaggattctatccccAGCTTTCCGGTAAAGACAGATAGCAGTTTACGGTCAAAGAGAAGTGTGAATGACAATTTTCTCAATGAcaaggttttaagaaaggttCCTTTATGCTGTCATatgacttctttttctttttgggcaGGGGAGAAGTGAGGATAATTTTTCTAACTTGTGTGCTAGCTAGATAAGACATTGGAGCACTAATTTTCCAATACCAAGAAAGCTATACTTCAAAAGGGGATTACTGAATTATAAAGCTATATTTCAAAAGGGGATTATTGAATCATACATTCTACTGAACTATAATATCCTCagcttaaaaaaaatttaaatgccacttttttttaataagtgcCAATGCCGCTTCCTCAGCTCAAAAAGTTTAAACACCACCTAATTCATGAAAAGAGGCACACTTGAAACCTCCAGAGGTTGGATCTTGGCTCACTAACGATATGCTGAATCCTTGGATCTAATCAGGTATCAAATTCATCATTCGACTATATTGCTTGCCTAAGTGGTGAGACATTAGCCCTATTCCATTCTGTTCTATGAATTGAATCCAGTTTGACTGGGCCTTATTAGGAGATGTGTTTCTCAGCTAAATCGGGTTCTACTGTCACTGTTATGATAGGTTCTTAATTTCAAAATCAGGTCAGGATCCACCCTGCCCCCTACCCAACCACAGTCTTCTATACACACACTGATTAATGATCTCCGGATACAGATGATAGTCCTAAaacttgatgcagattaatGAGAATGTGTACAACCTGTATCATACAGAACCATGTCATTGGAATAGATGAGATGATACATTTTTATTTCCGTGGATAATACAATATACAATAcgcaaaataaataatattaatgaTAGTCCTCAACCCACTAGCAAcatcttctccccccccccccNNNNNNNNNNNNNNNNNNNNccccccaacacacacacacacacacacacacacacacacacacacacacacacaagcacaTGAATGCAGTCAACAagaacacacacatacataaaTATATGAATAACAGTCATAAACCCCCTAATTCTGgtccttttattcttttttaatgtCACGTTCAATTGATAATTGCACTCGCTTTTAGAGAATAATACCTGCTGAGTAGCAATTACGCACCTCTCCCACTAATACTTTCATTGATGTCGACATAGGatatgtagaaacgcaaccctaaaatgatgcagaaaagaatgggaaaacaagaacaagcaatcaCACAATGCACACATATTTACAAGGCTCAGCAAGATTGTCTACGTCCtcaatgagatgagatcctgcttcactaccAATGGATAATAGGTTTACATCGTttatcctcacacctctctcagattgctcacagagaaagaaaaccccgctacaaatatatagtgaaacaaTTTACAGAAATACCCACATAGCCCTCCGGAATCAGCCTACTTTTGCCACAGATGGAATTTAAGACATCGTATTTCCAACAGGATATAATAACTGATGAACCCTAGGAAGGCAAGGCCTGTCCCTCCATGCATATTACCATTTACCTGACAACTTGGACATCATTTCAGCCCTATTCTGGAGAGAGTTTATTTAGTGGAATCTATTGTGTGATGGATATGACCAACCTTACATGTTCGTAAAATGTATGACGCACACAGTCACAAAGACTCATCGATACATGTAGAAATTGCAGTTAAGTACTAAACAAGTTCCTCCTGCTCATATTCAGCAAATGAGAGCTCAATATAAGCTATTGAAAATAATATAATGTTTATGAGcagtttatcaaaaaaattatacGTTAAAGACGATTTTTGAGAATTCAAGCTACCCTATGTACATATCACAGCAAAGACTTGATCCCATTTCTTTCAGAAAGTTATGCCACTATATAACTATTATGTTTCGGGTAACAGTATAGAAAATA
This genomic window from Macadamia integrifolia cultivar HAES 741 unplaced genomic scaffold, SCU_Mint_v3 scaffold961, whole genome shotgun sequence contains:
- the LOC122070656 gene encoding uncharacterized protein LOC122070656, whose protein sequence is MFTGLRRSSRTKSSLVIVVRFYRRMIKMDEHEEADSSAENPPIGNEEIEDEHAELTATPLKKYVTFVVDRKEGNSCKWTCNFGCRSEPYTGTYSRVRAHLIGLLPGQKSQGIIICPKVKKEEREKMKAEEDEAKRVFGSSSRRVPVSSSPIGLTTWKTSTSIVVERGRNALDASKTSSADDVDGVIARFFYGNGIPFDVAKSPFWGDMVKAINEAPRGYKPPCADKIATTLLLEEKTKVDQALMFIKQRWRTYGVSVVSDGWTNLKNQPLMNFIAVSDGKAVFINVIDCSGDEKSSEFIANLLLEAIESVGTQKVFQVLTDNSSICRDAGKIIETRYPHIFWSGSMAHGLSLLMKDIVKSAKPNLAFVGENYERAKRIMRYINNHSSAMYIFRTFPALDVIRVSKSRFGHHFVVLEGIARVKNALVNLVLSEEWEKLKRGGSKSNLEHEEVKRTILDDDFWKMVTTILAFIKPIWEMICFCDSDKATIGEVYPKLDAMLGCIKDALLDSIEAYQVVSDLFIAQWKQMNIPLYGLAYVLTPFYYSGSWLTGLAQVGEKRNKPHADPDVHKAYLDALDRLVSDSKKAAVVRQQLSDFVSNRGVFARPQAIKDRETMSALSWWDLYGVTAPELYGLAVRVLSQSVNTSCVESGWSTYGYIHDVKRNRLNPNIAKSLTYVHYNNRLLTRYREDFESMYKDWDAIVSDDDLDNDMKGVQDRENSLLYNEEEEVSIATSGFPSYAPSHGSSALSQAHRLHEIAQVKRPRSSRD